Proteins from a genomic interval of Nocardia sp. BMG51109:
- a CDS encoding fused (3R)-hydroxyacyl-ACP dehydratase subunits HadA/HadB: MPQLAPEAPSSAATADQRHFRFRDHYEVGREKIGEFARAVQNSHRAHRYDDDAAELGWDRVVAPPTFGSVIGLNITRILLDTALSRYDLSQILQTDQVFDIHRPIMAGDRLRSQAVIESVRRVRGNDFITVKAIFLDESDTVVLSGDTSLVARLGAADPEIARLVEGIVMPRHSIADEPNVLTAVGPEEIARIPDLAESRSGTPVHTEPTFEDLTAGYRLPDSTMRLTRGDLVNYAGVSGDPNPIHFSDRAAELAGLPTVVAHGLLTMGLGAQYLTAWLGDPTAIESYSVRLAGFVPVDARSPAHIEFTGRIKALDPERRTATILLNATSGGKKLFGRAMAQVRLS; the protein is encoded by the coding sequence ATGCCGCAGCTGGCACCCGAGGCACCATCATCCGCGGCCACGGCCGATCAGCGGCACTTCCGGTTCCGCGATCACTACGAGGTCGGCCGGGAGAAGATCGGCGAGTTCGCCCGCGCGGTGCAGAACAGCCATCGGGCGCACCGATACGACGACGACGCCGCCGAACTCGGCTGGGACCGCGTGGTGGCGCCGCCCACCTTCGGATCGGTGATCGGCCTGAACATCACCCGGATCCTGCTCGATACGGCCCTGTCCCGATACGATCTGTCCCAGATCCTGCAGACCGATCAGGTCTTCGACATCCACCGCCCGATCATGGCCGGGGACCGGCTGCGCAGCCAGGCGGTGATCGAGTCCGTCCGGCGGGTGCGCGGCAACGACTTCATCACCGTCAAAGCCATCTTCCTCGATGAATCGGATACGGTCGTGCTGTCCGGCGACACCAGCCTCGTGGCCCGGCTGGGCGCGGCCGATCCCGAGATCGCGCGGCTGGTCGAGGGGATCGTCATGCCGCGCCACTCCATCGCGGACGAGCCGAACGTGCTCACCGCGGTCGGGCCCGAGGAGATCGCCCGAATTCCCGACCTCGCCGAATCACGCAGCGGCACACCGGTGCACACGGAACCGACGTTCGAGGACCTGACCGCCGGATACCGGCTGCCCGACAGCACCATGCGGCTCACCCGCGGCGACCTGGTGAACTACGCCGGAGTGTCCGGCGACCCGAACCCGATCCACTTCAGCGACCGGGCCGCCGAACTGGCCGGCCTGCCGACGGTGGTCGCGCACGGCCTGCTGACGATGGGCCTGGGCGCGCAGTACCTGACCGCCTGGCTCGGCGATCCGACCGCGATCGAGAGCTACAGCGTGCGGCTGGCCGGCTTCGTCCCGGTCGACGCCCGGTCTCCGGCGCACATCGAATTCACCGGCCGGATCAAGGCGCTGGATCCGGAGCGGCGGACGGCCACGATCCTGCTGAACGCCACCTCGGGCGGGAAGAAGCTGTTCGGCCGCGCGATGGCCCAGGTGCGATTGAGCTAA
- a CDS encoding VTT domain-containing protein — protein MHLLTETWLKNAVLPAILVIVFIETGLLFPILPGDSLLFTGGLLAAQPNPPVGIWVLVPATALIAIAGDQSGYWIGRAIGPALFHKEDGRFFKQRYVTETHEFFEKHGPKTIILGRFVPIVRTFMPVLAGVSKMDYRTFLTFDIIGGIAWGGGVTVLGYFLGNVAFIRDHVEAIFLVIVFVSILPGIISVGKKLLDREPAQGSTAPAEGSTASARGDVPVPTNEPTR, from the coding sequence ATGCACCTGCTCACGGAGACGTGGCTGAAGAATGCGGTGCTACCGGCCATCCTGGTCATAGTCTTCATCGAGACGGGCCTGCTGTTCCCGATCCTGCCCGGCGATTCGCTGCTGTTCACCGGCGGCCTGCTCGCCGCCCAGCCGAATCCGCCGGTGGGCATCTGGGTGCTGGTGCCGGCCACCGCTCTGATCGCCATCGCCGGCGACCAGAGCGGGTACTGGATCGGCCGCGCCATCGGACCGGCCCTGTTCCACAAGGAAGACGGCCGCTTCTTCAAGCAGCGCTACGTCACCGAGACGCACGAGTTCTTCGAGAAGCACGGCCCGAAGACCATCATCCTGGGCCGGTTCGTGCCGATCGTGCGCACCTTCATGCCCGTGCTCGCGGGCGTGTCGAAGATGGACTACCGCACGTTCCTGACCTTCGACATCATCGGCGGCATCGCATGGGGCGGCGGCGTCACCGTGCTCGGTTATTTCCTGGGCAATGTCGCCTTCATCCGCGATCACGTCGAGGCGATCTTCCTCGTCATCGTGTTCGTCTCGATCCTGCCGGGCATCATCTCGGTGGGTAAGAAGCTGCTCGACCGCGAGCCCGCCCAGGGCTCCACCGCCCCCGCCGAGGGCTCCACCGCCTCCGCCCGAGGCGACGTTCCCGTACCGACGAACGAACCGACGCGCTGA
- the fbaA gene encoding class II fructose-bisphosphate aldolase, which produces MPIATPEVYAEMLGRAKENSFAFPAINCTSSETINAAIRGFAEAGSDGIIQFSTGGAEFGSGQGVKDMVTGSVALAEFAHVVAAEYDVTIALHTDHCPKDKLDGFVRPLIAISQERVAKGQNPLFQSHMWDGSAVPIGENLDIAKELLKQTAAANIILEVEIGVVGGEEDGVENAINEKLYTSSEDFERTIEALGGGENGKYLLAATFGNVHGVYKPGNVKLRPDVLAEGQRVAAAKLGLPDGSKPFDFVFHGGSGSLKSEIDDSLKYGVVKMNVDTDTQYAFTRPIAAHMFANYDGVLKIDGEVGNKKVYDPRSYLKKAETSMAERVVEACNDLKSAGKSVSAK; this is translated from the coding sequence GTGCCCATCGCGACTCCGGAGGTCTACGCCGAGATGCTCGGTCGGGCCAAAGAGAACTCCTTCGCCTTCCCCGCGATCAACTGCACGTCGTCGGAGACGATCAACGCGGCGATCCGCGGCTTCGCCGAGGCGGGCAGTGACGGCATCATCCAATTCTCCACCGGTGGCGCGGAGTTCGGCTCCGGCCAAGGGGTGAAGGACATGGTCACCGGCTCCGTCGCCCTGGCGGAATTCGCGCACGTGGTGGCCGCCGAGTACGACGTGACCATCGCGCTGCACACCGACCACTGCCCCAAGGACAAGCTGGACGGCTTCGTCCGCCCGCTGATCGCGATCTCGCAGGAGCGGGTCGCCAAGGGGCAGAACCCGCTGTTCCAGTCGCACATGTGGGACGGCTCGGCCGTTCCGATCGGCGAGAACCTGGATATCGCGAAGGAACTGCTGAAGCAGACCGCGGCCGCGAACATCATCCTCGAGGTCGAGATCGGCGTCGTCGGCGGTGAAGAGGACGGCGTCGAGAACGCCATCAACGAGAAGCTCTACACCTCGTCCGAGGACTTCGAGCGGACCATCGAGGCCCTGGGCGGCGGCGAGAACGGCAAGTACCTGCTGGCCGCGACCTTCGGCAACGTGCACGGCGTGTACAAGCCGGGCAATGTGAAGCTGCGCCCGGACGTGCTGGCCGAGGGACAGCGCGTGGCCGCCGCCAAGCTGGGCCTGCCCGACGGCTCGAAGCCGTTCGACTTCGTCTTCCACGGCGGATCGGGCTCGCTGAAGTCCGAGATCGACGACTCGCTGAAGTACGGCGTGGTGAAGATGAACGTCGACACCGACACCCAGTACGCGTTCACCCGCCCGATCGCCGCGCACATGTTCGCCAACTACGACGGCGTGCTCAAGATCGACGGCGAGGTCGGCAACAAGAAGGTCTACGACCCGCGCAGCTACCTGAAGAAGGCCGAGACCTCGATGGCCGAGCGCGTGGTCGAGGCCTGCAACGACCTGAAGTCGGCGGGCAAGTCCGTCAGCGCGAAGTAG
- a CDS encoding BTAD domain-containing putative transcriptional regulator has protein sequence MSLDVRVLGPVQLLVDGAPVPVGGPKPRALLAALTVNRRRAVSSQALADMVWNEQPPDSYQASLQVFVSNIRKALRNSGVDPTRVLRTESSGYRLEVADGDCDLGRFELARRAGAEAADSGNDETAARRFATALAEWSGKALDDLSGLSFADSFATAMDEERLLVASARIDAEISCGRASSVVGELVSMTNEHPLREPLWAQLITALYLSGRQADALDACRRVRTVLAEELGIDPGPALVELEQRVLRQEPLNTLGIQDAERMAKAMTETVTEAPRSARNGRLRLPDGRTVPIATSGLKVGRMTDNDLVLDDPKVSRYHAHIQPSRAGLLIKDLHSANGIYINERVIESGAMLSDGDVIRIGATVLVFQAESD, from the coding sequence ATGAGCTTGGACGTGCGGGTGCTGGGGCCGGTGCAGCTGCTGGTCGACGGTGCGCCCGTGCCCGTCGGCGGACCGAAACCGCGGGCACTGCTGGCCGCGCTCACCGTGAACCGGCGGCGCGCGGTGTCCTCGCAGGCGCTGGCCGACATGGTGTGGAACGAGCAGCCCCCCGACTCGTATCAGGCCAGCCTGCAGGTGTTCGTCTCGAATATCCGCAAGGCCCTGCGGAATTCGGGGGTGGACCCGACGCGCGTGCTGCGCACCGAGTCGTCGGGGTATCGGCTCGAGGTGGCCGACGGCGACTGCGATCTGGGCCGGTTCGAGCTGGCCCGCCGCGCAGGCGCCGAGGCTGCCGACTCCGGGAACGACGAGACCGCCGCGCGGCGGTTCGCGACCGCCCTCGCGGAGTGGAGCGGCAAGGCGCTCGACGATCTGTCGGGGCTGTCGTTCGCCGACAGCTTCGCCACCGCCATGGATGAGGAGCGGCTGCTGGTCGCGTCGGCCCGCATCGACGCCGAGATCTCGTGCGGCCGAGCCTCTTCCGTGGTCGGCGAGCTGGTCTCGATGACGAACGAGCATCCGCTGCGGGAACCGCTGTGGGCGCAATTGATCACCGCGCTGTATCTGTCAGGGCGGCAGGCCGACGCCCTGGACGCCTGCCGGCGGGTGCGCACCGTGCTCGCCGAGGAACTCGGCATCGATCCCGGACCGGCGCTCGTCGAGCTGGAGCAGCGGGTGCTGCGGCAGGAGCCGCTGAACACCCTGGGCATCCAGGACGCCGAGCGGATGGCCAAGGCGATGACCGAGACGGTCACCGAGGCACCGCGCAGCGCCCGCAACGGCCGACTGCGACTACCGGACGGCCGCACGGTGCCGATAGCGACGTCGGGCCTGAAGGTCGGCCGGATGACCGACAACGATCTGGTGCTCGACGATCCCAAGGTGAGCCGCTATCACGCGCATATCCAGCCGAGCCGGGCCGGACTGCTGATCAAGGATCTGCACTCGGCCAACGGGATCTACATCAACGAGCGGGTGATCGAGAGCGGCGCGATGCTCTCCGACGGCGACGTGATCCGGATCGGCGCCACCGTGCTGGTCTTCCAGGCCGAGTCGGACTGA
- a CDS encoding excalibur calcium-binding domain-containing protein encodes MQEAAVQLLALGAASARAAPRDGSAPPPSASGAAPSAGGSGWSNSPRETVLDPPADELSGYPYYATCGEVWAEHHGPLYRSRPGYRPQLDPDDDGVAC; translated from the coding sequence GTGCAGGAAGCCGCCGTACAGCTACTCGCCCTCGGCGCGGCATCCGCTCGGGCCGCACCCCGCGACGGGTCCGCGCCGCCCCCGAGCGCCAGCGGCGCCGCGCCCAGCGCCGGAGGCTCCGGCTGGTCGAACAGCCCGCGCGAGACGGTCCTCGATCCACCGGCCGACGAACTGTCCGGCTATCCGTATTACGCCACCTGCGGCGAGGTCTGGGCGGAACACCACGGACCGCTCTATCGAAGCCGGCCCGGCTACCGGCCCCAGCTCGATCCCGACGACGACGGCGTGGCCTGCTGA
- a CDS encoding DedA family protein has translation MQTTPLPLALGGLDPLQSAGPTLVWTIVLVFVFLECALIIGLFLPGDSLLLTAGIVLASHATGHVQIWGLAVGTMVAAIAGNQVGYVIGNRTGHHLVARKDGRYINARNLSRVTELLHRHGFVAVLVARWIPWVRTLCPLVAGAAGMDHRRYTLASSIGAVIWAPVLLLIGYYSGGFLEQVSWLPKLVTGTMVAGLIVGTALGIRQYRAEMARPTEDFDLDAVGEGSDAVRAPLPSQDTQTPSTTSQTAAPTGRVPESWTR, from the coding sequence TTGCAGACAACGCCGCTACCCCTCGCACTGGGCGGACTCGATCCGCTGCAGTCCGCCGGGCCGACGCTCGTCTGGACCATCGTTCTCGTTTTCGTGTTCCTCGAGTGCGCCCTCATCATCGGGCTGTTCCTGCCGGGCGATTCGCTGCTGCTCACCGCGGGCATCGTGCTGGCCTCGCACGCCACCGGCCACGTCCAGATATGGGGGCTGGCGGTCGGCACCATGGTCGCCGCGATCGCCGGCAATCAGGTGGGCTATGTCATCGGCAATCGCACCGGTCATCATCTGGTCGCCCGCAAGGACGGCCGTTATATCAACGCCCGCAATCTGTCCCGGGTGACCGAGCTGCTGCACCGGCACGGCTTCGTGGCCGTGCTGGTGGCGCGCTGGATTCCCTGGGTGCGCACGCTGTGCCCGCTGGTCGCCGGCGCCGCGGGAATGGATCACCGCCGCTACACGCTGGCCAGTTCGATCGGCGCCGTGATCTGGGCGCCGGTGCTGCTGCTGATCGGCTACTACTCCGGCGGTTTCCTGGAACAGGTGTCGTGGCTGCCGAAGCTGGTGACCGGGACGATGGTCGCGGGCCTGATCGTGGGCACCGCGCTGGGCATCCGGCAGTACCGGGCGGAGATGGCACGCCCGACCGAGGATTTCGACCTCGATGCCGTGGGTGAGGGCTCCGACGCTGTCAGAGCCCCGCTGCCGTCACAAGATACGCAGACTCCATCAACAACCAGCCAGACAGCTGCACCGACAGGTCGCGTTCCGGAATCTTGGACGAGGTGA